One window of the Candidatus Poribacteria bacterium genome contains the following:
- a CDS encoding YicC family protein, which produces MKSMTGYGRSSIETPFGRLVVEVKTVNHRYSQISSRIPSQLSSLEPKILKSLKHRIARGQIYLNMELISDEGTTFPRKVVVDIDLARQYKRYLDSLRESLGIDEPVSLSLIGSMPGVFELVEPDLDEEKTWRWLEEGLNEALDALDESRLAEGERMKSDMSQRLSLIAGSIERIKEIARNDVERYMRKLSERMREILKGEYDEARLMMEAAMLAEKSDVSEEIVRMESHIKRFEELVESDDPVGRQMDFLLQEMLREATTMASKAISAEIVSETVKMRSEIDKLREMAQNVE; this is translated from the coding sequence TTGAAAAGTATGACGGGCTACGGGCGAAGCTCCATTGAGACACCTTTCGGCAGGCTCGTCGTTGAGGTTAAAACGGTCAATCACAGATACAGCCAGATCTCCTCTCGAATTCCCTCTCAGCTCTCATCGCTCGAACCGAAAATACTGAAATCGCTGAAGCATAGGATCGCTCGTGGGCAGATCTATCTGAACATGGAGTTGATCTCCGATGAGGGGACCACCTTCCCCAGAAAGGTCGTGGTGGATATCGATCTCGCCAGACAGTACAAGCGTTATCTCGATTCCCTTCGCGAATCCCTTGGGATAGATGAGCCGGTTTCGCTCTCTTTGATAGGATCGATGCCGGGGGTTTTCGAGTTGGTCGAGCCCGATCTGGATGAGGAGAAGACATGGCGGTGGTTGGAGGAGGGATTGAACGAGGCTTTGGATGCCTTGGATGAGTCGAGGCTTGCTGAGGGGGAGAGGATGAAATCGGATATGTCCCAGCGGCTTTCCCTTATCGCCGGATCGATTGAGAGGATCAAGGAGATCGCCCGAAACGACGTGGAAAGATATATGAGAAAGCTCTCAGAGAGGATGAGGGAGATTCTGAAGGGTGAATACGATGAGGCGAGGCTCATGATGGAGGCAGCCATGCTGGCTGAAAAGTCGGATGTCTCCGAGGAGATCGTCCGAATGGAGAGCCATATAAAACGGTTTGAGGAGCTGGTCGAATCGGATGATCCCGTCGGCAGACAGATGGATTTCCTGTTGCAGGAGATGCTCAGAGAGGCTACAACCATGGCTTCCAAGGCCATATCGGCCGAGATCGTCTCCGAAACGGTGAAGATGCGGTCGGAGATAGATAAATTGAGAGAGATGGCCCAGAATGTCGAGTGA
- the gmk gene encoding guanylate kinase: MSSEGQLIVISGPSGSGKSSLVDLLLRRNPSLRRSISATTRRPRREERDGVDYHFMSVERFKEGMERGEFLEWAVYNGNYYGTPRKGVDEAISRGEDILLTIEVQGAAQIRRIYPDALLIFILPPSPESLRERIKRRGSESEEEIERRLRIAEDEISKIEIYDFFVINREGELEKAAEEVERIISIGKHRLTRGRIEKIKRLYRVRTLAPV; encoded by the coding sequence ATGTCGAGTGAGGGACAGCTCATCGTCATATCCGGGCCTTCCGGCTCGGGCAAAAGCAGTCTCGTCGATCTGCTTCTGAGGAGAAATCCATCCCTGCGCCGCTCCATCTCCGCCACAACACGTCGGCCCAGACGAGAAGAACGTGATGGCGTGGATTACCACTTCATGAGCGTCGAGAGGTTCAAGGAGGGGATGGAGAGGGGGGAGTTCCTGGAGTGGGCGGTCTATAACGGGAACTACTACGGCACACCCAGAAAAGGGGTGGATGAGGCTATCTCCAGGGGAGAGGATATCCTGCTGACGATAGAGGTTCAGGGAGCAGCTCAGATAAGGAGGATCTATCCCGATGCCCTGCTCATATTCATCTTACCTCCTTCACCGGAATCGCTGAGGGAAAGGATCAAAAGGCGCGGGAGCGAATCGGAGGAGGAGATCGAACGAAGGCTCCGTATAGCGGAGGATGAGATATCCAAGATAGAGATCTACGACTTTTTCGTCATCAATCGGGAGGGCGAGCTGGAGAAGGCCGCTGAGGAGGTGGAGAGGATCATATCGATCGGAAAACACCGTTTGACCAGGGGAAGGATCGAGAAGATCAAACGCTTATATAGGGTGAGAACTTTAGCTCCAGTATGA
- a CDS encoding nucleotidyltransferase domain-containing protein yields MTGLSIEDIKANLDSMMRNLHQEFGDRLIAVVVYGSYARGSAKPKSDVDLLVVVRGLPRDWDTIHRLEDRWTFKGRQFGKRFQVMFVSPEDVEDSVEYAAPLMLEIYNAHKVIFDQNGFFRNCIIRMEHLIKERGIRMKRQGVWEVPESVIPS; encoded by the coding sequence ATGACCGGACTAAGCATAGAGGATATCAAAGCAAATCTTGATAGTATGATGCGGAATCTCCATCAGGAGTTCGGAGATCGACTTATAGCCGTTGTCGTTTATGGAAGTTATGCTCGTGGATCGGCTAAACCGAAATCTGATGTTGATCTTCTGGTGGTGGTGAGGGGATTGCCGCGAGATTGGGATACCATTCACCGTTTGGAGGATAGGTGGACGTTCAAAGGGCGACAATTTGGAAAGCGCTTCCAAGTTATGTTTGTAAGCCCGGAGGATGTAGAAGATTCCGTGGAATATGCGGCGCCGTTGATGCTGGAGATTTATAACGCTCATAAAGTTATCTTTGATCAGAATGGATTCTTCAGAAACTGTATAATTCGTATGGAGCATCTCATAAAGGAACGAGGAATCCGAATGAAAAGACAGGGGGTCTGGGAGGTTCCTGAGAGTGTTATCCCATCGTGA
- a CDS encoding HEPN domain-containing protein, with product MLSHRDISRALLIEAYTDLKAAQVLRQAGIYARCIAHCQHTVEKTLKAALAIRDVLITDRHEISEDFRQTCFDWECCSELADIAVEMEAMRSRTEYPLFGRRDLPIWLPSERYTEADADEALEKTRYVFNTVKCRLSDEYDIHFEIGGDKV from the coding sequence GTGTTATCCCATCGTGATATCAGCCGGGCTTTACTGATAGAGGCATATACCGATTTAAAGGCAGCGCAAGTACTAAGGCAGGCGGGCATTTACGCTCGATGTATAGCCCACTGTCAACATACCGTGGAAAAGACGCTTAAGGCGGCATTGGCCATTAGGGATGTGCTCATCACCGATCGTCATGAAATATCAGAGGATTTCAGGCAGACTTGCTTTGACTGGGAATGCTGCAGCGAATTGGCGGACATCGCTGTTGAGATGGAAGCAATGAGGTCCCGCACGGAATATCCGCTATTTGGACGCCGAGATCTACCTATATGGCTTCCCTCTGAACGGTATACGGAAGCCGATGCAGATGAGGCTTTGGAGAAAACTCGATATGTGTTTAACACGGTGAAGTGCCGGTTATCGGACGAGTATGATATCCATTTCGAGATCGGAGGTGATAAGGTATGA
- the rpoZ gene encoding DNA-directed RNA polymerase subunit omega, which produces MRNVMIEDLEEIVGNKYLAANIAARRARQLNIGVRPRIKTNHVKYPSIALEELAAGELEYKPLPREAKPDRALYPSREVDEEISEEFRKQMRFVTEKEEMRMDREAMEFEDT; this is translated from the coding sequence ATGAGAAACGTGATGATCGAAGATCTGGAGGAGATCGTCGGAAACAAGTATCTTGCTGCCAATATCGCGGCCAGACGAGCACGCCAGCTTAACATAGGCGTTAGGCCTAGGATCAAGACAAACCACGTGAAGTATCCTTCCATCGCTTTGGAGGAGCTGGCCGCCGGAGAGTTGGAGTATAAACCGCTGCCGCGGGAGGCCAAACCGGATAGAGCTCTCTATCCCAGCAGAGAGGTGGACGAGGAGATCTCCGAGGAATTCCGCAAACAGATGCGATTTGTCACCGAGAAGGAGGAGATGAGAATGGATAGAGAGGCAATGGAGTTCGAGGATACCTGA
- the coaBC gene encoding bifunctional phosphopantothenoylcysteine decarboxylase/phosphopantothenate--cysteine ligase CoaBC, which translates to MDALKDRNILLGVTGGIAAFKAASLAGQLIKLGASVKVVMTHNATQFISPLTFQTLSRNPVYLDMFSPISWQPEHISLADWAELFVIAPATANVIGKLAHGIADDLLTTIALAVRCPIILAPAMNSNMLDNPILQDNLGYLEEQGFFIIAPEYGPLACGYEGKGRLADLDVIVETIRMTLTPKDLEGIKVLVTAGPTRERIDPIRFITNRSSGKMGYALARAARDRGAQVTLISGPTSLRSPPYVEFIQVETALQMKDAVMERFKWADVLIMAAAVADYRPKESLERKLKKSDSELVLRLAPNPDILAELGGEKGNKILVGFAAETEHVVSNALEKLRAKNLDLIVANNILERGAGFESDTNIVTIIDERGKAEKLPILSKDEVAHRILDRISEMIRGEG; encoded by the coding sequence ATGGACGCCCTCAAGGATAGGAACATACTTCTGGGAGTCACCGGAGGGATAGCGGCTTTTAAGGCCGCCTCCCTTGCCGGTCAGCTCATCAAGTTGGGAGCGAGCGTGAAGGTGGTGATGACCCATAATGCCACCCAGTTCATCTCGCCGCTCACCTTTCAAACGCTCTCGCGCAACCCCGTCTATCTCGATATGTTCTCCCCTATCAGTTGGCAGCCCGAACATATATCGCTGGCCGACTGGGCTGAGCTTTTCGTCATAGCCCCGGCGACCGCCAACGTCATAGGCAAACTCGCCCATGGGATAGCGGACGACCTTCTGACGACGATCGCTCTGGCCGTCAGGTGTCCCATTATATTGGCGCCCGCCATGAACTCCAACATGCTCGATAACCCCATCCTTCAGGATAACCTGGGATATCTGGAGGAACAGGGGTTCTTCATCATCGCTCCCGAATACGGTCCCCTCGCATGTGGATATGAAGGGAAAGGGAGGCTGGCCGATTTAGACGTGATCGTCGAGACGATCAGGATGACTTTGACACCTAAGGATCTTGAAGGGATCAAGGTTCTGGTTACAGCCGGACCGACGAGGGAGAGGATTGATCCGATCAGGTTCATCACCAACAGATCCAGCGGTAAGATGGGATACGCCTTGGCGAGGGCCGCCCGCGACAGAGGCGCTCAGGTAACCCTGATAAGCGGCCCCACATCGCTCAGATCTCCTCCGTATGTGGAGTTTATCCAGGTCGAAACCGCCCTGCAGATGAAAGATGCCGTGATGGAGCGGTTCAAATGGGCGGATGTGCTCATCATGGCGGCCGCCGTGGCGGATTACAGGCCGAAAGAGAGCTTGGAGCGTAAGCTCAAAAAATCCGATTCAGAGTTGGTTCTCAGGCTCGCGCCCAACCCTGATATCCTTGCCGAGCTGGGCGGAGAAAAGGGAAATAAGATCCTGGTCGGATTCGCCGCGGAAACGGAACACGTCGTCTCCAACGCCCTGGAAAAACTGCGCGCCAAGAATCTCGATCTGATCGTCGCCAATAACATCCTGGAACGAGGAGCCGGATTCGAATCCGACACCAATATCGTCACGATAATAGACGAAAGGGGAAAGGCCGAAAAGCTTCCGATCCTTTCCAAGGATGAGGTCGCGCATAGAATCCTGGATAGGATATCAGAGATGATCCGCGGTGAAGGTTAG
- the rsmA gene encoding ribosomal RNA small subunit methyltransferase A, with protein MKVRPKKRLGQNFLKDEGYLARIISSAEVSEGDLVLEIGAGTGELTQFLIDRADQVIAIEVDADLIPILEGRFSSSSKLHLLHADALKLDWVNLIRGIDSCRKAKLVSNIPYYITAPLIEKAIESRSALNLCVLTVQKEVALRICASPGGREYGSLSIMVQYHADVERLFDIPPGAFRPSPGVSSSVIRIRFREEPRVRVKDEKLFFKIVRAAFQQRRKMIVNALRSLGLDRKRLEETLKRADIPPESRPEMLSLEEFGRLADGMAERV; from the coding sequence GTGAAGGTTAGGCCCAAAAAAAGGTTAGGACAGAACTTCCTCAAGGATGAAGGATACCTCGCCCGTATCATCTCATCGGCGGAGGTGTCGGAGGGCGATCTTGTCTTGGAGATCGGAGCCGGCACAGGTGAGCTGACGCAGTTCCTGATCGATCGGGCCGATCAGGTGATAGCGATCGAGGTAGATGCGGACCTGATCCCAATCTTGGAAGGGAGGTTCTCATCTTCATCCAAGCTTCATCTCCTTCACGCTGATGCCCTGAAACTGGATTGGGTGAACCTGATCCGGGGGATCGATTCCTGTCGCAAAGCTAAGCTCGTATCGAACATACCCTATTACATAACCGCACCTCTTATCGAGAAGGCGATAGAAAGCAGGTCGGCTTTGAACCTATGTGTCCTGACCGTCCAGAAGGAGGTCGCTCTACGGATATGCGCCTCACCCGGCGGGAGGGAATATGGATCTTTGAGCATAATGGTTCAGTATCACGCCGACGTGGAGAGGCTTTTCGACATACCGCCTGGAGCCTTCCGGCCGAGCCCCGGCGTCTCATCCAGTGTCATCAGGATCAGATTTAGGGAGGAACCGAGGGTAAGGGTGAAGGATGAGAAGTTGTTTTTCAAGATCGTCAGGGCGGCCTTTCAGCAGAGACGCAAGATGATCGTAAACGCACTCAGATCACTCGGACTCGATAGGAAAAGGCTTGAGGAAACGTTAAAGCGAGCCGATATACCTCCAGAGAGCCGACCCGAAATGCTGAGTCTGGAGGAGTTCGGGAGATTAGCCGATGGGATGGCTGAACGCGTTTAA
- a CDS encoding flagellar basal body-associated FliL family protein — protein MAKEKRIEGEGEKNGGSGMLKNLIPYLGTLIALTAIAYIMVTRFMPAPPSSASIQRGAVQRKEAETEENGVLYEFGDVIANPAQTEGTRFLKVTIYLELRKGEYQKIVDKYKPKLQDVTLQILSSKTVEELEDVSKRGDLRKEITDAMNSVLGRKVVLKVFFTEFVIQ, from the coding sequence ATGGCGAAGGAGAAAAGAATAGAAGGGGAAGGGGAAAAAAATGGAGGTTCAGGGATGCTTAAAAACCTCATTCCGTATCTGGGAACTTTGATCGCTTTAACCGCCATCGCGTATATAATGGTAACCAGATTCATGCCCGCACCGCCCTCCAGTGCCTCAATACAGCGGGGAGCAGTTCAAAGGAAGGAGGCCGAAACTGAAGAAAACGGGGTGCTTTATGAGTTTGGAGATGTCATCGCCAATCCGGCTCAAACTGAGGGCACCAGATTTCTGAAGGTGACCATCTATCTGGAACTGCGCAAAGGGGAATATCAGAAGATCGTGGATAAGTATAAACCAAAACTGCAGGATGTGACCCTACAGATCCTTTCCTCAAAGACGGTGGAAGAGCTGGAGGACGTATCCAAGAGGGGAGATCTCCGGAAGGAGATAACCGATGCAATGAACTCAGTGCTCGGAAGGAAAGTTGTGTTGAAGGTATTCTTCACCGAATTCGTCATCCAGTGA
- the fliM gene encoding flagellar motor switch protein FliM, with amino-acid sequence MEKLLSQEEIDALLDAISNKRIDEARQPSQDEPKSVRLYDFSRPGRVSKDYTRSLHILHRHFARIYSSSLSSLLRTLVEIECTQVEQLTYGDFLMSLSEMSCLVIFSMEPLKGVAVMEIGPQLIFPMVDRLLGGSGMTSVEPHRMTEIEKSIIERAIKASLEALGEIWKFVSKDINVELQRIETDPQYVQVMASSDTVMLIVFDVKFGQTIGMMSICYPFSMIEPALINARPEQWLFNYHSGGDEKYTPEIRRRVEKADIVVRAHFPPSRIKLGDLLRLKVGDIIKLDVRIKNGKLLDPVILDVGGQKRFVAKPGRVGKKKAVKIIGVLTDEDEINFHGTGSVKDGESKA; translated from the coding sequence ATGGAGAAGCTTCTCTCTCAGGAGGAGATAGATGCTCTCTTAGATGCTATATCGAATAAGAGGATCGATGAGGCGCGTCAACCATCCCAGGATGAGCCGAAATCCGTTAGGCTTTACGATTTCAGCAGGCCGGGCAGGGTTTCAAAGGATTACACCCGTTCCTTACATATCCTGCACCGCCACTTCGCCAGAATCTACAGCTCTTCCCTCTCATCGCTTCTGAGAACGCTTGTGGAGATAGAGTGCACTCAGGTGGAGCAATTGACGTACGGCGATTTCCTAATGTCCCTCTCGGAGATGTCCTGTCTGGTTATATTCTCCATGGAGCCGCTTAAAGGGGTAGCGGTGATGGAGATAGGACCGCAGTTGATCTTCCCCATGGTGGATAGACTGCTGGGAGGATCGGGGATGACATCAGTGGAACCTCATAGGATGACCGAGATCGAAAAATCCATAATAGAGCGGGCCATAAAGGCCTCTTTAGAAGCCCTCGGCGAGATATGGAAATTCGTCTCCAAGGATATCAACGTTGAGCTTCAGAGAATAGAAACCGATCCGCAATACGTTCAGGTTATGGCCTCCAGCGATACGGTTATGTTGATCGTATTCGACGTTAAATTCGGTCAGACGATCGGGATGATGAGCATATGTTATCCCTTCTCTATGATAGAACCGGCCCTTATCAACGCCCGACCTGAGCAGTGGCTTTTCAACTATCATAGCGGCGGCGATGAGAAATACACGCCTGAGATACGGAGAAGGGTGGAGAAAGCGGATATAGTCGTCAGGGCCCATTTCCCACCAAGCAGGATAAAGCTTGGAGATCTCCTGAGACTGAAGGTGGGAGATATAATCAAACTCGATGTGAGAATCAAAAACGGAAAGCTTCTCGATCCGGTCATACTGGATGTCGGCGGCCAGAAACGGTTCGTCGCCAAACCGGGGAGGGTCGGCAAAAAGAAGGCGGTCAAAATCATCGGCGTTTTAACTGACGAGGATGAGATAAACTTCCACGGGACCGGGAGTGTGAAAGATGGAGAATCTAAAGCCTGA
- the fliN gene encoding flagellar motor switch protein FliN, whose translation MENLKPEEINNMSPEELQSLADSSQEDVLGEEFQVEEGEEKISIPYEEELPKDNIELLMDVELDVIIELGRTKMRIGDILRLVPGAIIELDKLAGEPVDVLVNNKPIAKGEVVVLDENFGVRITSIINQEQRLKSLG comes from the coding sequence ATGGAGAATCTAAAGCCTGAAGAGATAAACAATATGTCGCCGGAGGAGCTTCAGAGCTTAGCGGACTCCTCCCAAGAGGACGTTTTAGGAGAGGAATTTCAGGTGGAAGAGGGAGAGGAGAAGATATCGATCCCATATGAGGAGGAGCTCCCGAAGGACAACATAGAGCTGCTGATGGATGTCGAGCTGGATGTCATAATCGAGCTGGGCCGGACCAAGATGCGGATAGGAGACATATTGAGGCTGGTGCCGGGCGCTATAATCGAACTGGATAAGCTCGCCGGCGAGCCGGTGGATGTTTTGGTCAACAACAAGCCTATCGCTAAGGGAGAAGTGGTGGTCCTGGACGAAAACTTCGGCGTGAGGATCACCAGCATAATCAATCAGGAGCAGAGACTTAAAAGCCTAGGGTGA
- a CDS encoding flagellar biosynthetic protein FliO — MSFGVRCVIAFVTFSAMAQFAWTGQSGPKGGLDYERPDLPGMPDLLGATLRVALGLIIVVALLIGGFYLLKRLSGRVRLQEEDIPVKLLWQQSIGPRRSICLVKVLDKVLVLGVTNTNISHLMTLTNEEASSLEIRPEMGGSTDLISAFKKLSGLRFKR; from the coding sequence TTGAGTTTTGGAGTTCGTTGCGTTATAGCGTTCGTTACGTTCAGCGCAATGGCACAATTCGCCTGGACAGGGCAATCGGGACCTAAGGGTGGACTCGATTACGAGAGACCCGATCTCCCAGGCATGCCCGATCTCCTAGGAGCGACACTGCGCGTGGCATTGGGGCTTATCATCGTGGTAGCCCTTCTTATCGGAGGGTTTTACCTTCTAAAAAGGCTTTCAGGTAGGGTGAGGCTGCAAGAGGAAGACATACCGGTCAAGCTGCTCTGGCAACAGAGCATCGGGCCGAGGCGATCCATATGCCTGGTCAAAGTTCTCGATAAGGTGCTGGTATTGGGCGTGACGAACACAAACATATCCCATCTGATGACGCTAACGAATGAGGAAGCGAGCTCACTTGAGATCCGACCGGAGATGGGCGGATCCACCGATCTCATCTCAGCTTTCAAAAAGCTGAGCGGTTTGAGGTTTAAAAGATGA
- the fliP gene encoding flagellar type III secretion system pore protein FliP (The bacterial flagellar biogenesis protein FliP forms a type III secretion system (T3SS)-type pore required for flagellar assembly.), whose amino-acid sequence MRRWVAIAVIALSLIPCLCQGQQIIPLPRITVDVGAANAENPRQLSTAIQILFLITALSLAPAFLIMMTSFTRIIVVLSFLRHGLATQQLPSNQILAGLALFLTVFVMMPIWKDINENALKPYLDGKIDQSQAFHNAISPLRKFMFKQTRTKDLALMVKLSGMPKPKNENDVPTYVLIPAFVISELKTAFQIGFLLFVPFLVIDMVVASILMAMGMMMVPPVIISLPFKVLLFVLVDGWSLVVGSLVGSFR is encoded by the coding sequence ATGAGAAGGTGGGTTGCCATAGCTGTGATCGCCCTGTCTCTGATTCCCTGTCTTTGCCAGGGCCAGCAGATCATACCTCTACCCCGCATCACCGTCGATGTGGGAGCGGCCAATGCGGAAAACCCACGGCAGCTTTCCACGGCCATACAGATCCTTTTCCTAATAACAGCCCTCTCCCTGGCACCCGCCTTCCTGATTATGATGACATCGTTCACCAGGATCATAGTAGTGCTTTCGTTTTTAAGACATGGACTTGCGACCCAGCAGTTGCCATCCAATCAGATATTGGCAGGGTTGGCCTTATTCTTAACCGTCTTCGTGATGATGCCAATATGGAAGGATATAAACGAGAACGCCCTCAAACCCTATCTGGATGGTAAGATAGATCAATCCCAGGCGTTCCATAATGCCATCTCCCCGCTTAGAAAATTCATGTTCAAACAGACAAGGACAAAGGATCTGGCCTTAATGGTCAAGCTCTCCGGGATGCCGAAACCCAAAAACGAAAATGATGTGCCCACGTATGTCCTGATACCGGCCTTTGTGATCAGCGAGCTGAAAACGGCGTTCCAAATAGGATTTCTGCTTTTCGTGCCGTTTCTGGTGATAGATATGGTCGTGGCCTCAATATTGATGGCCATGGGGATGATGATGGTGCCGCCGGTGATAATCTCACTGCCATTTAAAGTCCTGCTTTTCGTGCTCGTGGACGGATGGAGCCTCGTCGTCGGCTCTCTTGTGGGCAGTTTCAGATAG
- the fliQ gene encoding flagellar biosynthesis protein FliQ, producing MELERTVYVLSEAIKLVFLLSGPVLLACLGVGLIVSVLQALTQIQEITLSFVPKILAAFVTLAIFLPWMLKLAVSFTTALLRNVDLFIR from the coding sequence ATGGAGCTTGAAAGGACGGTCTATGTATTAAGTGAAGCGATAAAGCTCGTTTTTCTGCTTTCAGGGCCCGTGCTGTTGGCCTGCCTTGGCGTGGGACTTATAGTGAGTGTCCTTCAGGCGCTCACTCAGATCCAGGAGATCACTCTCAGTTTTGTGCCCAAGATATTGGCCGCCTTCGTGACGCTGGCGATATTTCTGCCGTGGATGCTGAAGTTGGCTGTCAGTTTTACTACAGCTCTGCTCAGAAACGTAGACCTGTTCATCAGATAA
- the fliR gene encoding flagellar biosynthetic protein FliR codes for MGIDLTGMERFILVLFRAAGVVTFVPFWGSRLIPVKVKIGLCFVLAVVFYSISAGVSFSPTEDIFKLSWMILKETAVGAVLGLAGHVVFSGVELAGEMAGMQMGLRMATAVDPQFETQSSLLAQFNVLFALMVLLAINGHYWFLEGLARSFRLIPPGGMVLREVTFARMMALVGDLFLIGLKMSAPIVVAMLITNAALGLMVRVVPQMNIFVVGFPVLIAVGLILLFFSLKAIAYLLINLFLQMHKDIDFLIGELG; via the coding sequence ATGGGTATAGATTTAACGGGCATGGAAAGGTTCATATTGGTTCTCTTTAGAGCTGCTGGAGTTGTGACCTTCGTGCCTTTTTGGGGAAGTAGGTTGATACCTGTTAAGGTCAAGATAGGGCTCTGCTTCGTCCTGGCCGTCGTGTTCTACTCCATATCGGCGGGGGTAAGCTTCTCGCCGACGGAGGATATATTCAAACTGAGCTGGATGATACTGAAAGAGACAGCCGTCGGTGCTGTGTTAGGTCTGGCCGGACATGTGGTGTTCTCCGGGGTGGAACTCGCAGGCGAGATGGCGGGGATGCAGATGGGGCTTAGGATGGCAACAGCTGTGGACCCCCAGTTCGAGACACAATCATCCCTGCTGGCCCAATTCAACGTGCTCTTCGCTCTGATGGTGCTTCTAGCGATAAACGGACACTATTGGTTCTTGGAAGGCTTGGCCAGATCGTTCCGACTTATCCCACCTGGAGGAATGGTACTGCGTGAGGTTACCTTCGCTCGGATGATGGCCCTCGTGGGGGATTTATTCCTGATAGGCCTGAAGATGAGCGCACCGATAGTTGTAGCTATGCTGATAACGAATGCCGCTTTGGGGTTAATGGTGAGGGTGGTACCTCAGATGAACATCTTCGTCGTAGGATTTCCCGTCCTGATCGCCGTTGGTCTGATCCTTCTTTTCTTCTCCTTGAAGGCTATCGCCTATCTCCTGATAAACCTTTTCCTGCAGATGCATAAGGACATAGACTTTCTCATCGGAGAGTTAGGATGA